AGGTTGCCAGCGGTCATCGAGATGGTGCCTGCCTGCGACTCAGACCAGCGCAGCAGGACGAGAAAGCTGGCCCTCTCCTGTGGGCCTCTGaaggtgctcgggggctactcccagcccagtgctcaagggccagtTGTAgaggtcctgggagggggggcgtgtgGCGGGTGGGATTGTTGCAAGGCCTGAGCCCGGCCCCCCGCAGCTGCTGCCTCCTGCTGAATGGGGTACGGCAGGCTGTTGGCCCCCGTGTCCCCCTGGTCCCCACCGCCTGGGTCTCAGTGGGACagctcctcctgcccccaccgtCCACTGTGTCCAGCCCCCGTGGGGGCTGTGCAGGTCTCCAGTTGGCAGGGGGCCCTGCAGCCGCGCGGAGGCCGTGAGCACAGGCTGCCGCGGGCGTCCCAGACGGAAACCAGGCTGGGCGGGTGGGCGTGTCCGGGACACAGTGGGTGGGGGGAGTCTGCCCCtcgggcccgggcgggggcctgggggtcaggATGGTTTGCAGAGCAGGGGGATGCTGGCTCCCAGTGCGTGGCCCTGAACGGTGtggccactttcccaccctcttgGCCCGGGCTCGCCACTCGAGGGCCTTCGTTTGTCCCTTAGTCCCCTGAAAGCTGAGCTTGTTTGAAAAGTGACTTAGTGGCTTTCCATCTCTCTGCAAAGGCAGCTCCCGAGCAGCACTTGGCCAGGCATCTAGAAGCTTCCGTGAACAGCCATTGGACCCGCGGGGACTGGGAGCCCGGAGGGAGGGCAGCGTCTGCACAGAGCCCCAGGGCCGGCCGAGGCCACCAGCAAGgcctgtgcgtgcgtgtgcgtgtgtgtgtgtgtgtgtgtgtgtgtgtgtgtgtgtgtgcatgtcagcaGATCTTGGGGGAAGTACACATATGTGTGTCTGCATTCTGGAGGAGCTCAGGAGAATtgcatgtacatgtgcatgttAGGCAGAGTTTGGGagaaatgcacatatatgtgAGTGCATGTTCAACAGAGCTTGGGAGAAatgaatgtatgtgtatgtgcatgtcaggtggagctcaggaggagtgcatgtatgtgtgtgtacgtgtgggGCAGAACTCAGGaaaagtgcatgtgtgtgtgtgtgtgtcaggcaGAATTTTGGAGAAATGCATGTACGCGTATGTGCATATTGGGTGGAGCTCGGGAAaagtgcatatatgtgtacatgtcaGGCAGGTATAATGAGAAGtccatgtatgtgtatacatgtcaGGCAGGTATATGAgaagtgcatgcatgtgtgtgcatgtcaggcAGGTCTCATGAGAGGTGCATGTATGCGTTTGTGCATGTCAGGCAGGTATATGAgaagtgcatgcatgtgtgtgcatgtcaggcAGGTATATGAgaagtgcatgcatatgtgtgtgcatgtcaggcAGGTCTCATGAGAGGTGCATGTATGCGTTTGTGCATGTCAGGCAGGTATATGAgaagtgcatgcatgtgtgtgcatgtcaggcAGGTATATGAgaagtgcatgcatatgtgtgtgcatgtcaggcAGGTCTCATGAGAGGTACATGTATGCGTTTGTGCATGTCAGGCAGAGTTCAGGagaagtgtgtgtgcatgagcagaACTAGCGCATCATACCTGCAGGACTCGTGTGTGCGGTGTGTGCCCTCATATGCATACAGAACCAGGACATGCAGGCAGAGTATGTGCCTCCCACTGAACCATCCCTGGCATGAAGGAGAAACTTGATTGTTTCCGTCtctgtgccacacccagaggtgctcagggcttactcctggctctgctctggagtcactcctggtgggctcagggaaccgtccGGGGTTCCAGGGACGGCTGGGTCAGCCCCTGCAAGGCCAGAACTCTTCCCGCTGGCCTCCCTCTCAGCCCCTCCCTATGAGAGAACGTTCTAGCGCAAATTTCCGACCAGCAGCCGCGCAGTCCCTCCGGCCCAGGGACgagggagatgggaggaaggaGCAGGTGAGGGTGATGCCGTgactgccccgcccctgcccgacTGCTCAGGGCGTCCGTGTTGCCCTCTCAGGGGCCGTGCTCTTGGACCTGGACCAGCAGACGCTGCCCGGCGTGGCCCACCAGGTGGTGGAGCAGATGGTCATCTCTGACCAGATCAAGGCCGAGGACAGGGCCAATGTGCTGCGGGCACTGCTGCTGAAGCACAGGTgagcctgcccgcccgcccccgccctgcgcccgcccctggcaccccctcccccgcctcattGCCCTCTGCCGCCACCAGCCACCCGAGTGATGAGAAGGACTTCTCCTTCCCCCGCAACATCTCGGCTGGCTCCCTGGGCTCCCTGCTGGGCCACCACCACGGCCAGGGGGCGGAGAGTGACCCCCACGTCACCGAGCCCCTCATCGGAGGGGTCCCCGAGGCCCGAGTAGAGGTGGAGAAAGAGGTGAGAAGGCGGCTGCTTGGGGGCAGTGCCAGCGGCTGCGGGCGccggcccctcaccccacccccctctgtcCCCAGCGCGAACTGCCACCCCCGGCCCCTCCGGCCGGCATCACCCGCTCCAAGTCCAAGCACGAGCTCAAGCTGCTGGAGAAGATCCCGGAGAACGCGGAGGCCACGGTGGTCCTCGTGGGTATGTGGGGTGGGGCCGGAGGCCACGGCGGTCCTCGGGGGGGGGTACATGGGGAGGGGCCCAGGCACGGTGGTCCTCGGGGGGGTACATGGGGAGGGGCCCAGGCACGGCAGTCCGTGGGGGCGCTCTGGGGGGGGAGGCAGCAGCGCCCGGCTCTGGCCCATGGCGCCCCCCACCTGCAGGCTGCGTGGAGTTCCTCTCGCGGCCCACCATGGCCTTCGTGCGGCTGCGGGAGGCGGTGGAGCTGGACGCCGTGCTGGAGGTGCCCGTGCCCGTGCGCTTCCTCTTCCTGCTGCTGGGCCCGAGCAGCGCCAACATGGACTACCACGAGATCGGCCGCTCCATCTCCACGCTCATGTCCGACAAGGTCAGCCGCGCCCCGTGCCCTGGTccccgcctgcctgcctgccgccCCCCGGctcgggcctcacccctgccatcCCGCCCCGCAGCAATTCCACGAGGCGGCGTACCTGGCGGACGAGCGGGAGGACCTGCTGACGGCCATCAACGCCTTCCTGGACTGCAGCGTGGTGCTGCCGCCCTCCGAGGTGCAGGGCGAGGAGCTGCTGCGCTCCGTCGCCCACTTCCAGCGCCAGATGCTCAAGAAGCGAGAGGAGCAGGGCCGCCTGCTGCCTGCGGGCACCGGGCTGGAGCCCAAGTCGGCCCAGGATAAGGGTACGGCCGGCGCCGGGTGGcgtcgggggggcggggggggggaccggGGACCGCCCCGGCAGGGGCCCTCACGCGGGCCTGGCTTGCAGCGCTCCTACAGATGGTCGAGGCGGCCGGCACGGCGGACGAGGACGACCCCCTGCGGCGGACGGGCCGGCCCTTCGGGGGGCTGATCCGGGACGTGCGGCGCCGCTACCCCCACTACCTGAGCGACTTCCGGGACGCGCTGGACCCGCAGTGCCTGGCGGCCGTCATCTTCATCTACTTCGCTGCCCTGTCCCCCGCCATCACCTTCGGAGGCCTGCTGGGTAAGGgggggcccggcgggggcgggggggccctggCGCCCGGCTCCTGCACAGccttctgccccccccacccaggagagaagacacaggactTGATCGGGGTGTCGGAGCTGATCATGTCCACGGCGCTGCAGGGCGTCATCTTCTGCCTGCTGGGCGCCCAGCCGCTGCTGGTGATCGGCTTCTCGGGGCCCCTGCTGGTCTTTGAGGAGGCCTTCTTCTCGGTGAGGCCCCCGCGCCGcgtcagccccccccaccctcgaGCCCGGcgccccctgccccgggcctgACGCCGCCCGCCGCCCAGTTCTGCAGCAGCAACAACCTGGAGTACCTGGTGGGGCGCGTGTGGATCGGCTTCTGGCTGGTGCTGCTGGCGCTGCTCATGGTGGCGCTGGAGGGCAGCTTCCTGGTGCGCTTCGTGTCCCGCTTCACCCAGGAGATCTTCGCCTTCCTCATCTCCCTCATCTTCATCTACGAGACCTTCTACAAGCTGGTGAAGGTGGGACGGGCCCCGAGCACCCCTCCCGGTCCCCCTCGCACAGAGGAGCGTCCAGCTGGAACCGGCCTCCTGTCCACGCCCCACACCGGGTGTCTGGGTCCTGGGGTCGCCCCCGCCGCGGGGGTCTCCACTCTGCTGAcggggcccctccccctccccagatcTTCCAGGAACACCCGCTCCACGGCTGCTCGGTCACCAACAGCTCGGAGGAGGGTGCCGAGCCGAACGCCACGTGGGCCAGGCCGGAGAGCACGCTGAGCCTGGCCAACGGGAGCTCGGCCGAGCGGGCCGGGCCGGCGctgccccagggccagcccaACACGGCCCTCCTGTCGCTGGTGCTCATGGCCGGCACCTTTTTCATTGCCTTCTTCCTGCGCAAGTTCAAGAACAGCCGCTTCTTCCCCGGCCGAGTGCGTGGGCCGGGAGGCAGGTGGTGGGAGCGGGCAGGAGGCGcggggcagcccctgagcccgCTGCTGGCCCACAGGTGCGGCGGGTGATCGGGGACTTCGGGGTGCCCATCGCCATCCTCATCATGGTGCTTGTGGATTACAGTATCGAGGACACCTACACCCAGGTGGGGGACAGCGGCCGCGAGGTGCCATACGGCTTcttccccggccccgcccacccactcacctgcccctcccccgcccgcagAAGCTGAGCGTGCCCAGCGGGTTCTCGGTGACGGCCCCCGAGAAGCGTGGCTGGTTCATCAACCCCCTGGGCGAGAACAGTGCCTTCCCCGTGTGGATGATGGTCGCCAGCCTGCTGCCCGCCATCCTGGTCTTCATCCTCATATTCATGGAGACGCAGATCACCACGTGAGGGACCCACCCAGGCCCCTGCTGTGCAGCCTGcttgcgcgcgcgcgcgcgcgcgcgcgcgtgtgtgtgtgtgtgtgtgtgtgtctgtgtctgtgtgtgtctgtgtgtgtctgtctgtctcaggcTGCTGTGCAGGCCATGTGTGTGCAGCTGGGCCTGGGCCGccgtgcagtgtgtgtgtgtacgtttgTGCACGGTGTGTGAGAGCAGGGCTGCCGTGCGggccatctgtgtgtgtgtgactcaggctccctgtgtttgtgtgtgtgtgtgtgtgtgtgtgtgtgtgtgtgcgcgtgtgtgagaTCCAGGCTGCCGTGTaggctgtgtgtggtgtgtgtgtttgagattCAGGCAGCTATGCGggctgtcgtgtgtgtgtgtgtgcgtgtgtgagatcCAGGCTGCCGTGTAGgctgtatgtggtgtgtgtgtttgagattCAGGCAGCTATGCGggctgtcgtgtgtgtgtgtctgtgtgagagagagagagagagaccagggctgcCATGCAGgccgtgtgtgtgcacgcgcgcacgCGCTCACACATGTGTGCAGCTGGGCCCGGGCCACTGtgcggctgtgtgtgtgtgtgcacacgcactgTGTGAGACCTGCACTGCCGTGTGTATGTGCGCGCCGTCTAACCGGGCCTGGGCCGCTGTGCGTGCGCGCGCATGTGCGCAGGCGCGGGCTCAGGCGCGGGCTGTGCCGCCCGCAGGCTCATCATCTCCAAGAAGGAGCGCATGCTGCAGAAGGGCTCCGGCTTCCACCTGGACCTGCTGCTCATCGTGGCCATGGGCGGCATCTGCGCCCTCTTTGGCCTGCCCTGGCTGGCGGCGGCCACGGTGCGCTCCGTCACGCACGCCAACGCGCTCACGGTCATGAGCAAGGCGGTGGCGCCCGGAGACAAGCCCAAGATCCAGGAGGTCAAGGAGCAGCGGGTGACGGGGCTGCTGGTCGCCCTGCTCGTGGGTAGGTCTCCCTGCGCCCCGCCCTCCCGGGGGCCCCCCGGCCCGGGGCCAACGCTCTCTCCACCGCCCCCGCAGGCCTCTCCATAGTCATCGGGGACCTGCTCCGCCAGATCCCCCTGGCTGTGCTCTTCGGCATCTTCCTGTACATGGGCGTGACCTCCCTGAACGGGATCCAGTTCTATGAGCGGCTGCACCTGCTGCTCATGCCGGCCAAACACCACCCCGACGTCACCTATGTCAAGAAGGTGCGACGCTGCCGcgcagcgccccctgccggccgccCCTGCCGGCGCCGCGCAGCCAGGCTCACGGGCTCTCCTGCCCCCAGGTGCGGACCCTGCGGATGCACCTGTTCACGGCCCTGCAGCTGCTCTGCCTGACCCTGCTCTGGGCCGTCATGTCCACGGCCGCCTCCCTGGCCTTCCCCTTCATCCTCATCCTCACGGTGCCGCTCCGCATGGTGGTGCTCACCCGCATCTTCACCGAGCGAGAGATGAAATGCGtaagccccccgccccgcgcctcctCTGCTTCCCCCGCCAGCCGCGGCCCCCCACCCGGGTCCTgactctgcccccgccccccgaccccACAGCTGGACGCCAACGAGGCGGAGCCCGTGTTCGATGAGCGGGAGGGTGTGGACGAGTACAACGAGATGCCCATGCCTGTGTAGCTGCTGCCT
The nucleotide sequence above comes from Sorex araneus isolate mSorAra2 chromosome 1, mSorAra2.pri, whole genome shotgun sequence. Encoded proteins:
- the SLC4A2 gene encoding anion exchange protein 2 isoform X2, with the protein product MDFLLRPQPDPESLGPPAPGFPEQEEDAELHRTLGVERFEEILQEAGPRGSEEPGRSYGEEDFEYHRQSSHHIHHPLSTHLPPDARRRKTPQGPGRGKPRRRPGASPTGETPTIEEGEEDEEESSEAEAARPPTQLSPPSAVAPSAVQFFLQEDDGADRRAERTSPSPPPAQQEAAPRAARGAQAAAPAEEVVAVASPAAGGDDGGASGRPLPKPQPGHRSYNLQERRRIGSMTGAEQALLPQVPTDESEAQTLATADLDLMKSHRFEDVPGVRRHLVRKNAKGPAPSGREGREPGPTPRSRPRAPHKPHEVFVELNELLLDKNQEPQWRETARWIKFEEDVEEETERWGKPHVASLSFRSLLELRRTLAHGAVLLDLDQQTLPGVAHQVVEQMVISDQIKAEDRANVLRALLLKHSHPSDEKDFSFPRNISAGSLGSLLGHHHGQGAESDPHVTEPLIGGVPEARVEVEKERELPPPAPPAGITRSKSKHELKLLEKIPENAEATVVLVGCVEFLSRPTMAFVRLREAVELDAVLEVPVPVRFLFLLLGPSSANMDYHEIGRSISTLMSDKQFHEAAYLADEREDLLTAINAFLDCSVVLPPSEVQGEELLRSVAHFQRQMLKKREEQGRLLPAGTGLEPKSAQDKALLQMVEAAGTADEDDPLRRTGRPFGGLIRDVRRRYPHYLSDFRDALDPQCLAAVIFIYFAALSPAITFGGLLGEKTQDLIGVSELIMSTALQGVIFCLLGAQPLLVIGFSGPLLVFEEAFFSFCSSNNLEYLVGRVWIGFWLVLLALLMVALEGSFLVRFVSRFTQEIFAFLISLIFIYETFYKLVKIFQEHPLHGCSVTNSSEEGAEPNATWARPESTLSLANGSSAERAGPALPQGQPNTALLSLVLMAGTFFIAFFLRKFKNSRFFPGRVRRVIGDFGVPIAILIMVLVDYSIEDTYTQKLSVPSGFSVTAPEKRGWFINPLGENSAFPVWMMVASLLPAILVFILIFMETQITTLIISKKERMLQKGSGFHLDLLLIVAMGGICALFGLPWLAAATVRSVTHANALTVMSKAVAPGDKPKIQEVKEQRVTGLLVALLVGLSIVIGDLLRQIPLAVLFGIFLYMGVTSLNGIQFYERLHLLLMPAKHHPDVTYVKKVRTLRMHLFTALQLLCLTLLWAVMSTAASLAFPFILILTVPLRMVVLTRIFTEREMKCLDANEAEPVFDEREGVDEYNEMPMPV
- the SLC4A2 gene encoding anion exchange protein 2 isoform X1; this encodes MSSAPRRPAAGADAFRQPDPESLGPPAPGFPEQEEDAELHRTLGVERFEEILQEAGPRGSEEPGRSYGEEDFEYHRQSSHHIHHPLSTHLPPDARRRKTPQGPGRGKPRRRPGASPTGETPTIEEGEEDEEESSEAEAARPPTQLSPPSAVAPSAVQFFLQEDDGADRRAERTSPSPPPAQQEAAPRAARGAQAAAPAEEVVAVASPAAGGDDGGASGRPLPKPQPGHRSYNLQERRRIGSMTGAEQALLPQVPTDESEAQTLATADLDLMKSHRFEDVPGVRRHLVRKNAKGPAPSGREGREPGPTPRSRPRAPHKPHEVFVELNELLLDKNQEPQWRETARWIKFEEDVEEETERWGKPHVASLSFRSLLELRRTLAHGAVLLDLDQQTLPGVAHQVVEQMVISDQIKAEDRANVLRALLLKHSHPSDEKDFSFPRNISAGSLGSLLGHHHGQGAESDPHVTEPLIGGVPEARVEVEKERELPPPAPPAGITRSKSKHELKLLEKIPENAEATVVLVGCVEFLSRPTMAFVRLREAVELDAVLEVPVPVRFLFLLLGPSSANMDYHEIGRSISTLMSDKQFHEAAYLADEREDLLTAINAFLDCSVVLPPSEVQGEELLRSVAHFQRQMLKKREEQGRLLPAGTGLEPKSAQDKALLQMVEAAGTADEDDPLRRTGRPFGGLIRDVRRRYPHYLSDFRDALDPQCLAAVIFIYFAALSPAITFGGLLGEKTQDLIGVSELIMSTALQGVIFCLLGAQPLLVIGFSGPLLVFEEAFFSFCSSNNLEYLVGRVWIGFWLVLLALLMVALEGSFLVRFVSRFTQEIFAFLISLIFIYETFYKLVKIFQEHPLHGCSVTNSSEEGAEPNATWARPESTLSLANGSSAERAGPALPQGQPNTALLSLVLMAGTFFIAFFLRKFKNSRFFPGRVRRVIGDFGVPIAILIMVLVDYSIEDTYTQKLSVPSGFSVTAPEKRGWFINPLGENSAFPVWMMVASLLPAILVFILIFMETQITTLIISKKERMLQKGSGFHLDLLLIVAMGGICALFGLPWLAAATVRSVTHANALTVMSKAVAPGDKPKIQEVKEQRVTGLLVALLVGLSIVIGDLLRQIPLAVLFGIFLYMGVTSLNGIQFYERLHLLLMPAKHHPDVTYVKKVRTLRMHLFTALQLLCLTLLWAVMSTAASLAFPFILILTVPLRMVVLTRIFTEREMKCLDANEAEPVFDEREGVDEYNEMPMPV